A window of Macrotis lagotis isolate mMagLag1 chromosome X, bilby.v1.9.chrom.fasta, whole genome shotgun sequence contains these coding sequences:
- the LOC141500843 gene encoding C-type lectin domain family 4 member G-like yields the protein MESVQYTHWETAEEFVMFNVKQRWRPWEAGWWAKKLPGGRPALPLYLLFSVTSFLWIILLSMLLAKVTNLSRQVEHLDEQLEGIQVNGSINSGSLEALQVALSSFDSKHQVLKAKVETMVEKLRNLQESQTSLSFNLSQELAEAKEDRENIRSEMFRGLDAVRNGNGSSCQPCPRPWKDFQGSCYFFSNNKLTWSQARDDCVQKQAHLVIINSRDEQNFLIPTEELGYWIGLRKVKEGVHNWIDGTKLDYTNWNIGEPNDSQGTEDCVMMLHHGKWNDYTCELSSDNWICEKRQIC from the exons ATGGAATCTGTTCAATATACCCATTGGGAGACTGCTGAGGAATTTGTGATGTTTAATGTCAAGCAGAGATGGCGACCCTGGGAAGCTG GATGGTGGGCAAAGAAGCTTCCTGGGGGCCGTCCTGCCCTTCCCCTCTACCTGCTATTTTCTGTGACTTCTTTTTTGTGGATAATTCTCCTTAGCATGCTGTTGGCCAAAG TCACAAATTTATCCAGGCAAGTGGAGCATCTGGATGAGCAACTGGAGGGAATACAAGTCAATG GGTCAATAAATTCAGGGAGTCTGGAAGCTCTTCAGGTAGCCTTGAGCAGCTTTGACAGCAAGCATCAGGTTCTAAAAgcaaaag TTGAAACAATGGTTGAGAAGCTGAGGAACCTGCAAGAGAGTCAAACCAGTCTGAGTTTCAACT TGTCTCAGGAATTAGCTGAGGCAAAAGAAGACCGAGAGAACATCCGGAGTGAGATGTTTCGTGGATTGGATGCTGTGAGGAACGGAAATG GATCCTCCTGCCAACCCTGTCCTAGGCCCTGGAAGGACTTCCAGGGTTCCTGCTACTTCTTTTCTAATAACAAGCTCACTTGGTCCCAGGCCAGGGATGATTGTGTCCAGAAGCAAGCTCATCTGGTGATCATCAATAGCCGAGATGAACAG AACTTCCTGATCCCTACTGAGGAGCTGGGATACTGGATTGGTCTCAGAAAAGTCAAAGAAGGGGTACATAATTGGATTGATGGCACAAAGCTCGACTATAC CAACTGGAACATTGGAGAACCCAATGATAGCCAGGGAACAGAAGATTGTGTAATGATGTTGCATCATGGCAAGTGGAATGATTATACATGCGAACTATCCTCTGACAACTGGATCTGTGAAAAGCGGCAGATTTGTTGA